In Salvia miltiorrhiza cultivar Shanhuang (shh) chromosome 4, IMPLAD_Smil_shh, whole genome shotgun sequence, the DNA window GAGATATTGAAATCTGTCAATGTGGTTCTAAATTACACCTTGCAGTAAATTTCTATGCCGTAGTTCAGCTATTTCAATTGTCTTTAATTAATATCCAGAGTTTGTACCACAGTGCACTTCAAAATAATTACATTCTACAGGGGTGTCGGCTCTGATGAACCATTGTTTAACATGAATTCTGGCCGGTTACAAGCGTCACTTGACCGGGTTGAGGCCATTTTTACGCATACTGATGAAGAATGAAGTGGGTACGTTATCTGCTCCGTTTACTTAAAAAGTTCCGAGACACCAAAGATATCTAAAATTAGCCTATTCAAGGAGAGAAACTAGTACtaagcataattttttttggtgtgtgtgtgagagagagttCTAATGATTACATATATACAAAGTCCAATGGTGTTGGCCTACTCTTTTGCAAAGCAAGATTTAGTCATTTTGTCTACGTCAATTCCTCACGGATTGGACTTTGTACATATGTTATCATTATCCATGTGAATACATCTCTTCAACAGATCCACTTTTGTATATGCTTCAATTGGATTCATTACCTGCATAGATATTTTCTTGAGCACAGTCAGAACTAACTTTGTCCTTTCTTCTTTAGATTGGAGGTGTGCATCATCTGCAAAGTAAATCAGCAGTGGTCTCTGCCCATTTGAGTAGAATTTCGAGTACATGCAATTTGCTATTTCATCTTCGTGCTGCTTCCCCAAccactttcttttttgttttaaatacAACTGGGCGAGTGCTGGCTGCCCTTTCATGGTACATATCAAAGCAGGTAGGAAGATTTAACCCCGGAAGAAGGTTGATCATGAATGCTGCAAAATTTTAATTGAGCTAGTGAGCATGCTTTTTGAGTTCAAATTCTGTGCAGTTATTCTTTGCTATTATGCCTTGATGCATGCATTTTTCGATTGATGTTTCTGTTAGTATTCATGCCATATTATAATTTTGACCTTGTAAATTCGAGGCTGGGTGTTTGTAATGGGGTATTCAAACATTCAACCGAAAGGCAAGTATTTCATCTTAAGACCTGCCTAGTTGATTTTGTTAAATCAATCTTGGGTGTTTACCTGagtttataaactctttaaattAGTTAATAtgttgtttaagagcttattagCTATTGAGAAGCCTCAGGATTCTATGGTCTCCAATTTAGACAATAATGTGCCTTCCATATATTCTGCATTAATGAATTATCAAATCATACTGGTAAAGTACTATAAAACtataaagtaaaatatttacttaaataaaaagaaatatggggaaaagaaaaataataatcaaagaaaaaaaaaattctctccgTCTTCCAAATAACTTAGCAGGAAGGATGAACACGAGtttaaaatgaaaatgtgaaaagataaaaaaatttctCCTTGAAAATTatgaattgaatatatttaaattgaattgaatgTTAGGAAATTGGATTGAATAGGAGTATATGATTTGCATTGTTTAGaatatacttaaaaaaaattaaatgaatattCGATTTTACTTGAATATTTACGAAtctcaaataaaatttgaaagataTTCGAATATATAAGTAGTTTACAAATACGTATCGAATGCAATGACATGAATCGTTTACTTTCCTAAAATAACTTTACTATGATTGTTACTTACAATacatatatttcattttcatttctcttaaattttttctctttaatttataagttcaattatccaaatattttgataacttataaactttttttttgataaaacaaCTAATGAAATTTTGGAGCCATTACTTTTTTCGTTGAATAAAGACTGTGATGATGAATTCGAACTTGGGGTGTTTGGTTTCGAACATTGACTATTCTACCATTAAACTAATACGcacaaaattttataaatttataagctcttgaaatattttataagctTTTATCGTTATATTAACGTTATATTGTACGCTCaaatattatactccatccgtcccaacgaaaatgctacatattcctttttgggtcgtcccaatgaagatgctacatttctaaatATGGCAAAAATAAAGGATTTTAATTGCAGAATTACAACCAAAAacacttttatactacacactCTCCCTTATTACCTTccctctcctactttatcacttttatactatacacttaaaacactaatctacaactccttaaatcaaATGTATTATCTTGgctgggacagatggagtattatataaactcttgaaatattttataaattattatcgAAACTTATAAATTCTGTGAAATAAACTAAGTCGAATGCAGCTGAAACCATTCAACATAGTCCAAAACTTGAAGAGGAGCGACAGCTGGTTGGTTAGAAAGGAAAGACCCGAAAAAGAAACTTGTGATTCATGTCGACGATTGCTCTACACAGACCAAATTTCTCAAGAAGATGGAGAATGTGAGTTTTGTTCATGTATTCTTGGTGACTTACCTAATTAATTCCTTCATAATTACAGAGGAATTGTTTGTTTAATTAATGGTGCAGGGTGCAGGCTTCTGCAAGCAAGGGTGCAGGCTTCTTGAAGAAATTTACTCCTTCAAACATCATATTCGACACACCGCGTGAAGCTCGACACCATGAGGAATACTGGGTAGCTAACACTACTTTTTCttttaatcaaaattaaacATAGGTTGAGTGAAGTAATCATTcacactttaaaaaaaaaaaatcaaaattaacacTGACAAACTCTTTCTTTGGTATTCTGGTGTTTCAATTTTCTTGCTTTGGCAGATGGCCGCTTGGCTGAGAGCAGAGAGCCACTGGGAAGGCCGAGAAAATGAACGGTATGGAATTAATCATATCCTTCATTTACTACCACGTAtgtaaaattacaaattaatacTTTTTGagaataaaattacaaataaagtACTACCTCTttcccactataagtgactcaaaacttttcgacacgagaattaagaaaatgtaACTTTGTTAAAAGTGTTAGACCCATATTTTGTAAGGGTTAAATTATTCATTTATGGTAACAAATCACTTATATTAGAACAACCAAAAATAGAATGCAAATCACTTGCAGtggaacgaagggagtaatatttataaacattaatttacatattttatgtACTGTCGTTATTGTTAAAATAGCtagtaagtttttttttttcgaagaAAACATAGGTAGTAAGTTAACATTCTTTTATTGTGGCTTCAATTACAGCCACTGTGATCACTGTTAGCTGAAATTGAGACTACGGGTTGGGTTTCAATTGGGCCGTGAAGACATAATTTGGGGGGGTTGAATTTTTTTAGAAATGAGCTACAAAAGCTctaaattaatttcttaaatcgACATCAATTTGACGCTAGAATTTTACCTCAAATACTCACGGAACCTTAACTTCTCACCACCAAACCAAATCAATGTTGGATTGGAAAGTTAATTTGACCATTGATCTCATCGGTGATTGAAGTTGACCcattaaaaaagaaattttgAAACGTTGAGTACAATTGTAAAAGTTGAAGCATCATAATAATTGGTGGTTGCTCATCTTATAATATCAGATATGCTGAGAGTAACAGAAGAAAATTCGCCCAACAGGTAGAAGAAAGTAGCAATTTTCCCTTGAATAATCACTTTCAAAAAATTCACTGTGTCTTCCCCAGGAGTTGAATGCGATGACAAGGAGATACAACTCAAAACTGGGAGAAAAGTGCATGTGTATTGTGATGGTACAGTAAATCAATGTCGAATATATACTATACTTGTTTGTAAATACAGATGTAGCTTATAATTAACGAATATAGATATAGTAGGGCGATGTTGATGGAGAAGATGAGGCGAAGAAGGAAGATGGAGAGCTAAAACATAGCATATTGAAAAGTGTAGCTGGAACCTTGGACTTGAGCATTCAACATTTGTCACATGGACAAACCTTTCCAGGGGTACACTCCAACTCATACTTAATTTGCCATTTCAATAAGCTTAATTAATAAACGTATCTATCCCGAcctttactaattttatttcaatctttaatatttattatcAATTATGTCTCAACCTTTAGCAATTATGGCAATATTTATATCAACTTCTATCAATTTTATCAATCGGTTTTTGAGATaattgtttttaaaaaataaaaaataaatgaaatatcaatattttcgtatacatcttttttttggGGAGCAAAATATAGATCATTTTTTCGGTACGTCATGTCACAATTCaactaaaattcaaataatgcaATTTGAAAGGTTGTAATAGAATTGATCGATCGATTTCAAATGACGGAATGAAATTAATAGAATTGTTAAATGTTATGATATCAGGGGTGGTAAATCGGTTCTGGTTAtccggttataaccgaaccgaatcAAAAAATCGGTgaatttttcggttcggttcggttatcggttataataatttatgttactcggttaatcggtttaacctgTAAGTTACCGGttaaaccgaattaaccggtttattaattaaataatttatatatttattaagttgtaaattaattaaaatttgaaagaaaaagaataggGCTTCGCTTCCGCTTCTTTCTCCATTCCAGTTTTCGACCTTAAGTTTGAGATAAAAAGGATGAATTAGAGGTCTTACCTTGCTAGAAATCCATTTGAGAAATATATTTCTTCTTCATTGAAGAAGATTCAATATTTTCATACTGACAGCAAAGGAAATATGTGAAGTGTAACTTTTAAGTGGAATCGTTGTGTCATAGATAGAACCAATCAGTAGCCTTCGAAAGAATCATTCGATCATTGACACTTTTAAAAGATTGAACATTAATTCCTAACGATGTATTTGATCTGAGGTTATTAGtctgtaaatacacgaatttttcatattttttgaaatttaacataacttttatttttagctcATAAATACaagaacttagcattttttctgatttttgacatcgataTGAAAAAACTCTgtttattgttgaggtggaggcaggaatacatgacgtggactacgaaatatgcacttgaatagagtaatttgattcattattttgattagagagtgaatgacatggtataccggccttcacgttaatagtaaattagaattttttcttatcgatgtcaaaaatcagagaaaatgctaagttcgtgtatttgtgggctaaaaataaaagtcatgctaaattttagaaaatataaaaagtttgtgtatttacagaCTAATAACCCTTGATCTGATCagtattatttaaaaaactATATTCCTTGATTTCAGATTTAATAATATCTAGTTTTATAGGAGATACATGTTCGATAAAGAATATAAATTGTGGTATCTTTATTGTTCAGTTCTATATCGCTACTAACCATTTAATAATAAGTTAGAGATGTTAATAATAAGCTAGAGGTCTTTTATGTGGGATTTAAGTCTACGGATTTCTGTGCGATTTATACAGCCGAATTAATCGATTAACCAAACTATAAATCGGTTCGATTTTCGATTATTACTTGATTGTTAATCGGTTTCGGTTAACCGgtaaatcggttcggttataatCGAATCAGACCGATTACTAGCCCTATATGATATAGTTAGGGGTGAACAAGTACGGTATGCCAAAAAAAATTCGTCATACCGTATACCTTATCGTAAATTGCGGTATGAGATTTTTCATACTGTTGTCCTACCAGACTCTTTGGTATATCGAAGATCGATATGCCGAAAAATTCGGTATGAACTTTTTCATGCCAATATCATACCAATAGTGGGGTATACCGTACCAAAATTCGGTTTACTATATTTGACGGTATAccaaaattattggtatgttgTTTCATGTCtaaattatcaaaattattaatgaatttatattttgtaagtTGTCATTAAttctttaataattataattttatatatatatataatttatcactaattatatatatacatatataatttatttcaatcgATATGGTATGCTGGTTCGGTATATACCGTTTTTTTCGATATATACCGTTATATCGGTATATAACGGTATACCGCGGTATGATAAAAAATGATATCATTATCGTACCAAAAATTTTCGATACGGTACCATGTCATACCGAAATTTACGGTATATCAAAAATTCGGTATTTTCGATATTTTTTCGATACGATAAATGtggtataccgatttttcggtattttgGTCCACCCATAGatatagtttataaatttaaaaattagaatagaaTCTATAAATTGGTAAAGATCGGGATAAGTTGGATGATTAACCCTTTGAAGTATATATGAGTGCTTTAATTATAAAGTTGTTCAATTCAGGAAAGGCTGAAGCATCCTCTTGTGTGCCTCTTGGATAGAAAAAGCTCAATCTGCTACGGCTATATTGCAAATTTATGCATCGCTAAATCTGCACGCCGCCAGGGTGTTGCTACCACCATGCTAAGATATGCCATTTCCGCTGCCAACTCCAATGGTAATTAACCTTAACCTAATTATAGTATCTTCTTTGGTTTCG includes these proteins:
- the LOC131021452 gene encoding GCN5-related N-acetyltransferase 6, chloroplastic-like isoform X2 — its product is MSTIALHRPNFSRRWRMVQASASKGAGFLKKFTPSNIIFDTPREARHHEEYWMAAWLRAESHWEGRENERYAESNRRKFAQQELNAMTRRYNSKLGEKCMCIVMGDVDGEDEAKKEDGELKHSILKSVAGTLDLSIQHLSHGQTFPGERLKHPLVCLLDRKSSICYGYIANLCIAKSARRQGVATTMLRYAISAANSNEKVFVHVHRHNKPARNLYQKIGFQVVDAASFQLYVEQTYLLCLDVSSCDVRLSI
- the LOC131021452 gene encoding GCN5-related N-acetyltransferase 6, chloroplastic-like isoform X1: MSTIALHRPNFSRRWRMVQASASKGAGFLKKFTPSNIIFDTPREARHHEEYWMAAWLRAESHWEGRENERYAESNRRKFAQQELNAMTRRYNSKLGEKCMCIVMGDVDGEDEAKKEDGELKHSILKSVAGTLDLSIQHLSHGQTFPGERLKHPLVCLLDRKSSICYGYIANLCIAKSARRQGVATTMLRYAISAANSNGAEKVFVHVHRHNKPARNLYQKIGFQVVDAASFQLYVEQTYLLCLDVSSCDVRLSI
- the LOC131021452 gene encoding GCN5-related N-acetyltransferase 6, chloroplastic-like isoform X4; this translates as MSTIALHRPNFSRRWRMVQASASKGAGFLKKFTPSNIIFDTPREARHHEEYWMAAWLRAESHWEGRENERYAESNRRKFAQQELNAMTRRYNSKLGEKCMCIVMGDVDGEDEAKKEDGELKHSILKSVAGTLDLSIQHLSHGQTFPGERLKHPLVCLLDRKSSICYGYIANLCIAKSARRQGVATTMLRYAISAANSNGC
- the LOC131021452 gene encoding GCN5-related N-acetyltransferase 6, chloroplastic-like isoform X3, producing the protein MSTIALHRPNFSRRWRMVQASASKGAGFLKKFTPSNIIFDTPREARHHEEYWMAAWLRAESHWEGRENERYAESNRRKFAQQELNAMTRRYNSKLGEKCMCIVMGDVDGEDEAKKEDGELKHSILKSVAGTLDLSIQHLSHGQTFPGERLKHPLVCLLDRKSSICYGYIANLCIAKSARRQGVATTMLRYAISAANSNARA